In Pungitius pungitius chromosome 2, fPunPun2.1, whole genome shotgun sequence, a single window of DNA contains:
- the LOC119210593 gene encoding mitochondrial nicotinamide adenine dinucleotide transporter SLC25A51-like gives MAVSTMDTESARTPQPTAALTQGGHSLLPAGALSPVLGARRKHYVCGSVAAFTNIMLTFPLQKVLFRQQLHGVLATEAVRQLQRDGLRNLYRGLLPPLLQKSTTVAIMFGLYEDFSRVLLDRADGSGVPELVTRSFAAALAGTAEAILTPFERVQTLLQDHRHHGRFNNTVHTFRTLLTEYGVRECYRGLVPILLRNGPSNVFFFGLRGPIKEQLPDASSRAGHMVNDFVCGGLLGAALGIMFYPLNVVKSRAQSRVGGAFQPCREVLLTVWRERGGSMAMLFRGAHLNYHRSLLSWGIINATYELLLKFMKEGD, from the coding sequence ATGGCTGTTAGCACCATGGACACTGAGTCGGCCCGGACCCCTCAGCCTACGGCTGCCCTGACTCAAGGAGGCCATTCCCTGCTGCCTGCTGGAGCTCTGAGTCCCGTGCTGGGTGCTCGAAGGAAACACTATGTCTGCGGCTCTGTTGCGGCTTTTACCAACATCATGTTGACTTTCCCCCTCCAGAAGGTGCTGTTCCGCCAGCAACTGCACGGTGTGCTGGCCACTGAGGCGGTGCGGCAGCTCCAGAGGGATGGGCTGAGGAATCTTTACCGGGGCCTGCTGCCCCCACTGCTCCAGAAGAGCACGACAGTGGCCATCATGTTTGGCCTGTACGAGGACTTCTCGAGGGTCTTGCTAGACCGCGCCGATGGCAGCGGTGTGCCGGAGCTGGTCACACGAAGCTTCGCGGCAGCACTGGCGGGAACAGCAGAGGCCATCCTGACGCCGTTTGAGCGCGTGCAGACTCTCCTACAAGACCACCGGCATCACGGGCGCTTCAACAACACAGTCCACACCTTCCGGACACTTCTGACTGAGTACGGTGTCAGGGAGTGCTACCGCGGCCTGGTGCCCATACTTCTACGTAATGGCCCGAGCAATGTGTTCTTCTTCGGACTACGCGGGCCCATTAAGGAGCAGCTCCCAGATGCCTCTAGCCGGGCAGGTCACATGGttaatgattttgtgtgtggggggttgcTTGGGGCAGCCCTTGGCATTATGTTCTATCCATTGAATGTGGTTAAGTCCCGGGCTCAGTCTCGAGTGGGTGGCGCCTTCCAGCCTTGCAGGGAGGTACTTCTCACagtgtggagagagagggggggcagcaTGGCCATGCTCTTCAGGGGGGCCCACCTTAACTACCACCGTTCCCTCCTCTCCTGGGGAATCATCAATGCCACCTATGAACTGCTACTGAAGTTCATGAAAGAGGGGGATTAg
- the frmpd1b gene encoding FERM and PDZ domain-containing protein 1 isoform X1 codes for MEEKERCRSRSPARRTSRVQQVVGTIIRRTRESLSRERLLGDGRSQRSNSLSNQNFQAKLTLQITRDPVLDSSTGHGFILTPTAPLLVRDIAAGSPADGILYPGDLVLQINDTVLEDLSIDQVDNLLRDLQDCITVTILRHMTNPKSSIMSAEKRARLRSNPVKVRFAEEVVVNGHTQGNSLLFLPNVLKVYLENGQTKAFKFDNSTTVKDIVLTLKNKLSIRAIEYFALVLEQQYSITKLLLLHEDEFIQKVVQKKDSHDYRCLFRVCFVPRDPMDLLQDDPSTFEYLFLQSVGDVLLERFAVEMKCNTALRLAALHMHERVDSSGQTRASIKSITREFGMDSFISPTLLSNMREKDLRKAISYHLKKIQSLLEPRQKVISSSQARVAYLTQLGELISYGGRSYTATMMLQDREVLVSLLVGAKYGMSQIINHKLNMISTLVEFSSISRVELLSESEKVSVLRISLHDMKPFALLMDSLAAKDLGCLLGGYCKLLVDPSVNVFRLGRPKVRVHRIPAEEGVCGRFAAIEGVCYESLSSYVSRCCSDSDDSTDEDDPMDHQNYKRPDPASQDWEERRREEEEKRREEERKEKEEHKGKQEVKIVVTTEGSENEGEEEEGATGSGLLKCSVMDEEMNQESSWYHTDPRVTNSFSSLSSGSLSAALEESSAAAKATSRLDALRGPCTSEDLPGLDVHHPYLLEPKRHQGPVRPTNLNYRGNDNSCLCFADLSKADFLPSPPEATSDDEDDEEEEPEMGGLRRISKIPSSRDLRMIDTIPFQRSPIKRKKKVPPKVPVRTSSIPMDKAGQVEQRLSMDEDGLFLTPSPNPKPSLLVKETASESEDEFFDAQDRFTPPVPDLSDAELADRRNANRLSGGWNGPSAVPGKEPPSPLANKAKSSKIRREVETLKDQTNQLINQQASLSEPSQKPKVKVKPLLAPKPQLPPKPKIIPPKSPQHGRSYVHCNGDATGRLSSELLEMEPETMEFKSVTSGAGGLPVSSPLIRAVRCSKQPTPTTSPLAEEKTKEHENSATKTKDLRHENGVGVVSNDKAWPCERETPRVEGKTNGTALPGRKPPNPLPIPRTNSGTKLAIPPPVSPKPTSPTTFHPLSLPASSPVTPTDPSKGIFKDSVSKPNGVHPWSSRNGSVQSGSRRVSLSHENLSPKNADAALTLTTSLTSTNSKGVGGLESREPGRSGSGSDLRTSSSSLGGRLPASALRGKIQALPWYMTRSQEILGTLDYPSTSSINGDTSGFGSGLSVASGLSDFNKTPVKEKETVTSGGRENILEDGAEVVIATIKEAQEVTSHMKRNNGTNGSHSNLTFKENCAHSVSSEQPQSRPHSAVGLGGVSSMQIEGDSPSSDSTPPQQHREACGCRTVYANCFSGDTEDGISFDEELTIYEFSRRTRPKPAPASSPTTPSPKPNILSLLRDNPRPLSTFSTASSELSPVVSRPVSPTNSFGGPLRTLSNKNYGALKGGFASLRQDIDQLLLVLQRGSLEQTQPESCQDSKQDITGIKAGPDLNHNGTEGNSTPASEPICTGTSAVTMTEGERSLLQAEARRLATGCQRATRVGWAPDEALRSLSNSFSALVQLSAACLRTNPCPGCEICHNASVVHVDEEDDDSQEAMDKLKEIVGLYREFVGAVETAGTSAGVVVKSVGLTGSGQGQGESEGVRLLAKRCTVLISSVFALTQLFRTRTPDTADTPGHVPLHF; via the exons atggaggagaaggagcgatGTAGGAGCAGGTCTCCGGCCCGGAGAACCAGCCGGGTGCAGCAGGTGGTGGGAACCATAATACGACGTACCCGAGAGTCGCTTAGCAG AGAGCGGTTGCTAGGCGATGGGAGGTCACAGCGCTCCAACAGTCTGTCCAATCAGAACTTTCAGGCCAAGCTGACGCTGCAGATCACCAGGGACCCGGTCCTGGACAGCAGCACTGGACATGGCTTCATCCTCACCCCAACTGCACCCCTGCTGGTCAGGGACATTGCCGCAG ggagtcCTGCAGATGGGATACTATACCCAGGGGACCTGGTGTTGCAAATAAATGATACCGTGCTGGAGGACTTGAGCATTGACCAGGTGGATAACCTCTTAAG GGACTTGCAGGATTGTATCACTGTGACTATCTTGCGGCACATGACA AATCCCAAGTCATCCATCATGTCAGCGGAGAAGAGAGCTCGTTTGAGGAGTAATCCAGTTAAAGTGCGCTTTGCAGAGGAGGTGGTGGTCAACGGGCACACTCAG ggaaactctcttctcttcctgccCAATGTCCTGAAAGTGTATTTGGAAAACGGACAGACAAAGGCCTTCAAGTTTGACAACAGCACCACCGTAAAG GACATTGTGCTGACTCTGAAGAATAAACTGTCCATCCGGGCCATTGAGTACTTTGCCCTGGTGCTAGAGCAACAATACAGCATCaccaaactgctgctgctgcacgaaGACGAGTTCATACAGAAG gttgtgcaaaaaaaagactCCCATGACTACAGATGTTTGTTCAGGGTGTGTTTCGTTCCGAGAGACCCAATGGACCTGCTGCAGGATGACCCCTCTACCTTCGAGTACCTCTTTTTACAG AGTGTTGGGGACGTTCTGCTGGAGCGCTTTGCAGTTGAGATGAAGTGCAACACTGCGCTCCGACTGGCCGCGCTGCACATGCATGAGAGGGTAGACAGTAGTGGACAGACCAGGGCCTCTATCAAGAGCATTAC GAGGGAGTTTGGCATGGACAGCTTCATCTCTCCCACACTGCTGAGCAACATGAGGGAGAAAGACCTGAGGAAAGCCATCAGCTACCACCTCAAAAAGATCCAGTCCCTGCTAGAGCCACGCCAGAAG GTCATTTCTTCAAGTCAGGCTCGAGTGGCCTACCTCACTCAACTGGGAGAACTTATCTCATATGGGGGACGTTCCTATACAGCTACGATGATG CTTCAGGATAGGGAGGTGTTGGTCAGCCTGCTGGTAGGAGCTAAATATGGGATGAGTCAGATCATCAACCACAAGCTCAATATGATCTCAACACTGGTTGAGTTCAGCAGCATCAGCCGAGTGGAGCTGCTCTCTGAGTCGGAAAAAGTCAGCGTACTGCGCATCTCACTGCACGACATGAAG CCATTTGCCTTACTGATGGACTCTCTGGCAGCCAAAGACTTAGGGTGTCTGCTGGGAGGCTACTGCAAACTCCTTGTGGATCCGAGTGTCAATGTCTTCCGTCTGGGGCGCCCAAAAGTGAGGGTGCACCGGATTCCTGCtgaagaaggtgtgtgtggaaGGTTCGCCGCAATAGAGGGCGTGTGCTATGAATCCCTATCAA GTTATGTGTCACGTTGCTGTAGTGACTCGGATGACTCAACAGATGAGGATGACCCTATGGATCATCAGAATTACAAACGTCCAGACCCAGCAAGCCAGGACtgggaagaaaggaggagagaggaggaagagaaaaggagagaggaggagaggaaagagaaagaagagcacaaaggcaaacaggaagtgaagataGTAGTGACAACAGAAGGTTCAGAAAATGAgggtgaagaggaagaaggagcaACAGGAAGTGGTCTACTTAAATGTAGTGTTATGGATGAAGAGATGAACCAGGAGAGCAGCTGGTACCACACGGACCCACGGGTCACCAACAGCTTCTCCAGTTTGTCCAGTGGCTCCCTGAGTGCTGCCCTGGAAGAGAGCAGTGCGGCAGCCAAAGCCACATCTCGTTTGGATGCGCTCCGTGGACCGTGCACAAGCGAAGATCTACCGGGCTTGGATGTTCACCACCCCTACCTCCTAGAGCCCAAACGCCATCAGGGGCCTGTGCGGCCCACCAACCTCAATTACCGTGGCAATGACAACTCTTGCCTTTGCTTCGCTGACCTTTCCAAGGCTGATTTCCTCCCCAGCCCTCCCGAGGCTACCAGtgacgatgaagatgatgaggaagaagagcctGAAATGGGTGGACTTAGACGTATTTCTAAGATACCCAGTTCAAGAGATTTGAGAATGATTGACACCATACCCTTTCAAAGATCCCccattaaaagaaagaaaaaggtcccTCCCAAAGTCCCAGTGAGGACTAGTTCAATTCCTATGGACAAAGCAGGACAAGTTGAGCAGCGCCTCTCCATGGATGAAGATGGTCTATTTCTGACACCTTCACCCAATCCCAAACCATCTCTTTTGGTCAAAGAAACTGCCTCAGAATCGGAAGATGAGTTTTTTGATGCACAGGACAGATTTACTCCTCCAGTTCCTGATCTATCAG ACGCTGAGCTGGCTGACCGGCGGAATGCTAATCGCTTAAGTGGAGGCTGGAATGGTCCTTCAGCCGTCCCGGGGAAAGAGCCACCCTCCCCCCTTGCCAATAAAGCCAAATCTTCAAAAATCAGAAGAGAAGTGGAGACGCTTAAAGACCAAACAAATCAACTTATCAACCAACAAGCCAGTTTATCAGAGCCATCTCAGAAACCTAAAGTCAAGGTCAAACCCCTTTTGGCCCCTAAGCCCCAACTGCCTCCCAAACCTAAGATCATTCCTCCCAAATCCCCCCAGCATGGAAGATCATATGTCCACTGCAATGGGGATGCCACTGGACGTCTTTCCTCTGAACTTCTGGAAATGGAGCCAGAAACCATGGAGTTCAAGTCCGTCACATCTGGGGCAGGTGGACTGCCTGTCTCATCACCTCTGATCAGGGCAGTGCGGTGCAGCAAGCAACCGACACCCACCACAAGCCCACTAGCTGAGGAAAAGACAAAGGAGCACGAAAACAGCGCAACAAAAACTAAAGATCTGAGGCATGAGAACGGAGTAGGTGTTGTTTCCAATGACAAGGCATGGCCTTGTGAAAGGGAAACTCCTAGAGTTGAGGGAAAAACCAATGGGACTGCTCTACCCGGAAGAAAGCCACCAAACCCACTCCCTATCCCTCGCACTAATTCAGGTACAAAGTTAGCCATCCCCCCTCCAGTATCACCCAAACCCACTTCTCCCACCACATTCCACCCCCTGTCATTACCCGCCAGCTCTCCTGTCACCCCAACTGATCCAAGCAAAGGGATCTTCAAGGACAGCGTCAGCAAGCCAAATGGAGTCCACCCTTGGAGCAGCCGAAACGGCTCAGTCCAGTCCGGATCCAGGAGGGTCTCCCTCAGTCATGAAAATCTGTCGCCCAAAAATGCAGACGCTGCTCTCACCCTTACCACCTCCCTCACTTCCACCAACTCCAAAGGTGTAGGAGGCCTTGAAAGCAGAGAGCCTGGGAGATCTGGATCAGGATCAGACCTGaggaccagctcctccagcctgGGAGGTAGACTGCCGGCTTCTGCCCTGAGAGGGAAGATCCAGGCTTTGCCATGGTACATGACCCGCTCCCAGGAGATTTTGGGAACCCTGGACTATCCCTCCACTAGCTCCATCAATGGCGACACATCTGGATTTGGCTCTGGCTTGTCTGTAGCCAGCGGTCTCTCAGACTTCAACAAAACGCCTGTTAAGGAAAAAGAGACTGTGACCTccggagggagagagaacatTTTAGAGGATGGAGCAGAGGTTGTCATAGCCACCATCAAAGAAGCccaggaagtgacctcacaCATGAAAAGGAACAATGGGACAAATGGCTCCCACTCTAATCTGACTTTTAAAGAGAATTGTGCACACAGTGTTTCATCGGAGCAGCCGCAGTCGCGGCCTCATTCAGCAGTGGGGTTGGGAGGCGTGTCCAGCATGCAGATCGAAGGTGACTCTCCGAGCTCAGACTCTACTCCGCCACAACAGCATCGGGAGGCTTGTGGCTGCCGCACCGTTTATGCCAACTGTTTCAGTGGAGACACCGAGGATGGCATAAGCTTTGACGAAGAGCTCACCATTTATGAGTTCTCCCGCCGCACGCGCCCTAAACCTGCACCTGCCTCGTCCCCTACAACGCCGTCTCCAAAGCCCAATATTCTGTCACTGCTGCGGGACAACCCCCGTCCCCTCTCTACTTTCTCCACTGCATCCTCTGAACTCAGTCCTGTAGTTTCACGTCCAGTTTCCCCCACAAACTCCTTTGGTGGTCCTCTTCGTACACTTAGCAACAAGAATTACGGTGCGCTTAAGGGAGGCTTTGCCTCCCTACGTCAAGATATAGACCAACTTTTGTTGGTATTACAAAGGGGGTCTCTTGAGCAAACTCAACCAGAATCATGTCAAGACTCGAAGCAGGATATCACAGGTATAAAAGCGGGGCCTGACCTAAATCACAATGGAACTGAGGGCAATTCTACCCCAGCATCGGAGCCAATTTGTACTGGAACAAGCGCGGTCACCATGACAGAGGGCGAAAGAAGTCTTCTCCAGGCAGAGGCTCGACGATTGGCGACCGGGTGTCAGCGGGCCACGCGTGTAGGCTGGGCTCCCGACGAAGCGCTGCGCTCTTTGTCCAACAGCTTCAGCGCCCTGGTTCAGTTGTCTGCTGCCTGCCTGCGAACAAACCCATGCCCTGGTTGTGAAATCTGCCATAATGCGAGCGTGGTCCACGTggacgaggaggatgacgacAGCCAGGAGGCCATGGACAAGCTGAAGGAGATAGTGGGTCTGTACCGAGAGTTTGTCGGGGCTGTTGAGACAGCTGGAACTAGTGCCGGGGTTGTGGTGAAAAGTGTGGGCCTCACTGGGTCTGGACAGGGTCAGGGGGAGAGTGAAGGGGTCAGGCTTCTGGCCAAACGCTGCACTGTGCTCATCTCGTCCGTTTTCGCACTCACACAGCTCTTTCGGACACGCACACCAGACACCGCCGACACGCCCGGCCACGTACCCCTCCACTTTTGA
- the frmpd1b gene encoding FERM and PDZ domain-containing protein 1 isoform X2, producing MEEKERCRSRSPARRTSRVQQVVGTIIRRTRESLSRERLLGDGRSQRSNSLSNQNFQAKLTLQITRDPVLDSSTGHGFILTPTAPLLVRDIAAGSPADGILYPGDLVLQINDTVLEDLSIDQVDNLLRDLQDCITVTILRHMTNPKSSIMSAEKRARLRSNPVKVRFAEEVVVNGHTQGNSLLFLPNVLKVYLENGQTKAFKFDNSTTVKDIVLTLKNKLSIRAIEYFALVLEQQYSITKLLLLHEDEFIQKVVQKKDSHDYRCLFRVCFVPRDPMDLLQDDPSTFEYLFLQSVGDVLLERFAVEMKCNTALRLAALHMHERVDSSGQTRASIKSITREFGMDSFISPTLLSNMREKDLRKAISYHLKKIQSLLEPRQKVISSSQARVAYLTQLGELISYGGRSYTATMMLQDREVLVSLLVGAKYGMSQIINHKLNMISTLVEFSSISRVELLSESEKVSVLRISLHDMKPFALLMDSLAAKDLGCLLGGYCKLLVDPSVNVFRLGRPKVRVHRIPAEEGYVSRCCSDSDDSTDEDDPMDHQNYKRPDPASQDWEERRREEEEKRREEERKEKEEHKGKQEVKIVVTTEGSENEGEEEEGATGSGLLKCSVMDEEMNQESSWYHTDPRVTNSFSSLSSGSLSAALEESSAAAKATSRLDALRGPCTSEDLPGLDVHHPYLLEPKRHQGPVRPTNLNYRGNDNSCLCFADLSKADFLPSPPEATSDDEDDEEEEPEMGGLRRISKIPSSRDLRMIDTIPFQRSPIKRKKKVPPKVPVRTSSIPMDKAGQVEQRLSMDEDGLFLTPSPNPKPSLLVKETASESEDEFFDAQDRFTPPVPDLSDAELADRRNANRLSGGWNGPSAVPGKEPPSPLANKAKSSKIRREVETLKDQTNQLINQQASLSEPSQKPKVKVKPLLAPKPQLPPKPKIIPPKSPQHGRSYVHCNGDATGRLSSELLEMEPETMEFKSVTSGAGGLPVSSPLIRAVRCSKQPTPTTSPLAEEKTKEHENSATKTKDLRHENGVGVVSNDKAWPCERETPRVEGKTNGTALPGRKPPNPLPIPRTNSGTKLAIPPPVSPKPTSPTTFHPLSLPASSPVTPTDPSKGIFKDSVSKPNGVHPWSSRNGSVQSGSRRVSLSHENLSPKNADAALTLTTSLTSTNSKGVGGLESREPGRSGSGSDLRTSSSSLGGRLPASALRGKIQALPWYMTRSQEILGTLDYPSTSSINGDTSGFGSGLSVASGLSDFNKTPVKEKETVTSGGRENILEDGAEVVIATIKEAQEVTSHMKRNNGTNGSHSNLTFKENCAHSVSSEQPQSRPHSAVGLGGVSSMQIEGDSPSSDSTPPQQHREACGCRTVYANCFSGDTEDGISFDEELTIYEFSRRTRPKPAPASSPTTPSPKPNILSLLRDNPRPLSTFSTASSELSPVVSRPVSPTNSFGGPLRTLSNKNYGALKGGFASLRQDIDQLLLVLQRGSLEQTQPESCQDSKQDITGIKAGPDLNHNGTEGNSTPASEPICTGTSAVTMTEGERSLLQAEARRLATGCQRATRVGWAPDEALRSLSNSFSALVQLSAACLRTNPCPGCEICHNASVVHVDEEDDDSQEAMDKLKEIVGLYREFVGAVETAGTSAGVVVKSVGLTGSGQGQGESEGVRLLAKRCTVLISSVFALTQLFRTRTPDTADTPGHVPLHF from the exons atggaggagaaggagcgatGTAGGAGCAGGTCTCCGGCCCGGAGAACCAGCCGGGTGCAGCAGGTGGTGGGAACCATAATACGACGTACCCGAGAGTCGCTTAGCAG AGAGCGGTTGCTAGGCGATGGGAGGTCACAGCGCTCCAACAGTCTGTCCAATCAGAACTTTCAGGCCAAGCTGACGCTGCAGATCACCAGGGACCCGGTCCTGGACAGCAGCACTGGACATGGCTTCATCCTCACCCCAACTGCACCCCTGCTGGTCAGGGACATTGCCGCAG ggagtcCTGCAGATGGGATACTATACCCAGGGGACCTGGTGTTGCAAATAAATGATACCGTGCTGGAGGACTTGAGCATTGACCAGGTGGATAACCTCTTAAG GGACTTGCAGGATTGTATCACTGTGACTATCTTGCGGCACATGACA AATCCCAAGTCATCCATCATGTCAGCGGAGAAGAGAGCTCGTTTGAGGAGTAATCCAGTTAAAGTGCGCTTTGCAGAGGAGGTGGTGGTCAACGGGCACACTCAG ggaaactctcttctcttcctgccCAATGTCCTGAAAGTGTATTTGGAAAACGGACAGACAAAGGCCTTCAAGTTTGACAACAGCACCACCGTAAAG GACATTGTGCTGACTCTGAAGAATAAACTGTCCATCCGGGCCATTGAGTACTTTGCCCTGGTGCTAGAGCAACAATACAGCATCaccaaactgctgctgctgcacgaaGACGAGTTCATACAGAAG gttgtgcaaaaaaaagactCCCATGACTACAGATGTTTGTTCAGGGTGTGTTTCGTTCCGAGAGACCCAATGGACCTGCTGCAGGATGACCCCTCTACCTTCGAGTACCTCTTTTTACAG AGTGTTGGGGACGTTCTGCTGGAGCGCTTTGCAGTTGAGATGAAGTGCAACACTGCGCTCCGACTGGCCGCGCTGCACATGCATGAGAGGGTAGACAGTAGTGGACAGACCAGGGCCTCTATCAAGAGCATTAC GAGGGAGTTTGGCATGGACAGCTTCATCTCTCCCACACTGCTGAGCAACATGAGGGAGAAAGACCTGAGGAAAGCCATCAGCTACCACCTCAAAAAGATCCAGTCCCTGCTAGAGCCACGCCAGAAG GTCATTTCTTCAAGTCAGGCTCGAGTGGCCTACCTCACTCAACTGGGAGAACTTATCTCATATGGGGGACGTTCCTATACAGCTACGATGATG CTTCAGGATAGGGAGGTGTTGGTCAGCCTGCTGGTAGGAGCTAAATATGGGATGAGTCAGATCATCAACCACAAGCTCAATATGATCTCAACACTGGTTGAGTTCAGCAGCATCAGCCGAGTGGAGCTGCTCTCTGAGTCGGAAAAAGTCAGCGTACTGCGCATCTCACTGCACGACATGAAG CCATTTGCCTTACTGATGGACTCTCTGGCAGCCAAAGACTTAGGGTGTCTGCTGGGAGGCTACTGCAAACTCCTTGTGGATCCGAGTGTCAATGTCTTCCGTCTGGGGCGCCCAAAAGTGAGGGTGCACCGGATTCCTGCtgaagaag GTTATGTGTCACGTTGCTGTAGTGACTCGGATGACTCAACAGATGAGGATGACCCTATGGATCATCAGAATTACAAACGTCCAGACCCAGCAAGCCAGGACtgggaagaaaggaggagagaggaggaagagaaaaggagagaggaggagaggaaagagaaagaagagcacaaaggcaaacaggaagtgaagataGTAGTGACAACAGAAGGTTCAGAAAATGAgggtgaagaggaagaaggagcaACAGGAAGTGGTCTACTTAAATGTAGTGTTATGGATGAAGAGATGAACCAGGAGAGCAGCTGGTACCACACGGACCCACGGGTCACCAACAGCTTCTCCAGTTTGTCCAGTGGCTCCCTGAGTGCTGCCCTGGAAGAGAGCAGTGCGGCAGCCAAAGCCACATCTCGTTTGGATGCGCTCCGTGGACCGTGCACAAGCGAAGATCTACCGGGCTTGGATGTTCACCACCCCTACCTCCTAGAGCCCAAACGCCATCAGGGGCCTGTGCGGCCCACCAACCTCAATTACCGTGGCAATGACAACTCTTGCCTTTGCTTCGCTGACCTTTCCAAGGCTGATTTCCTCCCCAGCCCTCCCGAGGCTACCAGtgacgatgaagatgatgaggaagaagagcctGAAATGGGTGGACTTAGACGTATTTCTAAGATACCCAGTTCAAGAGATTTGAGAATGATTGACACCATACCCTTTCAAAGATCCCccattaaaagaaagaaaaaggtcccTCCCAAAGTCCCAGTGAGGACTAGTTCAATTCCTATGGACAAAGCAGGACAAGTTGAGCAGCGCCTCTCCATGGATGAAGATGGTCTATTTCTGACACCTTCACCCAATCCCAAACCATCTCTTTTGGTCAAAGAAACTGCCTCAGAATCGGAAGATGAGTTTTTTGATGCACAGGACAGATTTACTCCTCCAGTTCCTGATCTATCAG ACGCTGAGCTGGCTGACCGGCGGAATGCTAATCGCTTAAGTGGAGGCTGGAATGGTCCTTCAGCCGTCCCGGGGAAAGAGCCACCCTCCCCCCTTGCCAATAAAGCCAAATCTTCAAAAATCAGAAGAGAAGTGGAGACGCTTAAAGACCAAACAAATCAACTTATCAACCAACAAGCCAGTTTATCAGAGCCATCTCAGAAACCTAAAGTCAAGGTCAAACCCCTTTTGGCCCCTAAGCCCCAACTGCCTCCCAAACCTAAGATCATTCCTCCCAAATCCCCCCAGCATGGAAGATCATATGTCCACTGCAATGGGGATGCCACTGGACGTCTTTCCTCTGAACTTCTGGAAATGGAGCCAGAAACCATGGAGTTCAAGTCCGTCACATCTGGGGCAGGTGGACTGCCTGTCTCATCACCTCTGATCAGGGCAGTGCGGTGCAGCAAGCAACCGACACCCACCACAAGCCCACTAGCTGAGGAAAAGACAAAGGAGCACGAAAACAGCGCAACAAAAACTAAAGATCTGAGGCATGAGAACGGAGTAGGTGTTGTTTCCAATGACAAGGCATGGCCTTGTGAAAGGGAAACTCCTAGAGTTGAGGGAAAAACCAATGGGACTGCTCTACCCGGAAGAAAGCCACCAAACCCACTCCCTATCCCTCGCACTAATTCAGGTACAAAGTTAGCCATCCCCCCTCCAGTATCACCCAAACCCACTTCTCCCACCACATTCCACCCCCTGTCATTACCCGCCAGCTCTCCTGTCACCCCAACTGATCCAAGCAAAGGGATCTTCAAGGACAGCGTCAGCAAGCCAAATGGAGTCCACCCTTGGAGCAGCCGAAACGGCTCAGTCCAGTCCGGATCCAGGAGGGTCTCCCTCAGTCATGAAAATCTGTCGCCCAAAAATGCAGACGCTGCTCTCACCCTTACCACCTCCCTCACTTCCACCAACTCCAAAGGTGTAGGAGGCCTTGAAAGCAGAGAGCCTGGGAGATCTGGATCAGGATCAGACCTGaggaccagctcctccagcctgGGAGGTAGACTGCCGGCTTCTGCCCTGAGAGGGAAGATCCAGGCTTTGCCATGGTACATGACCCGCTCCCAGGAGATTTTGGGAACCCTGGACTATCCCTCCACTAGCTCCATCAATGGCGACACATCTGGATTTGGCTCTGGCTTGTCTGTAGCCAGCGGTCTCTCAGACTTCAACAAAACGCCTGTTAAGGAAAAAGAGACTGTGACCTccggagggagagagaacatTTTAGAGGATGGAGCAGAGGTTGTCATAGCCACCATCAAAGAAGCccaggaagtgacctcacaCATGAAAAGGAACAATGGGACAAATGGCTCCCACTCTAATCTGACTTTTAAAGAGAATTGTGCACACAGTGTTTCATCGGAGCAGCCGCAGTCGCGGCCTCATTCAGCAGTGGGGTTGGGAGGCGTGTCCAGCATGCAGATCGAAGGTGACTCTCCGAGCTCAGACTCTACTCCGCCACAACAGCATCGGGAGGCTTGTGGCTGCCGCACCGTTTATGCCAACTGTTTCAGTGGAGACACCGAGGATGGCATAAGCTTTGACGAAGAGCTCACCATTTATGAGTTCTCCCGCCGCACGCGCCCTAAACCTGCACCTGCCTCGTCCCCTACAACGCCGTCTCCAAAGCCCAATATTCTGTCACTGCTGCGGGACAACCCCCGTCCCCTCTCTACTTTCTCCACTGCATCCTCTGAACTCAGTCCTGTAGTTTCACGTCCAGTTTCCCCCACAAACTCCTTTGGTGGTCCTCTTCGTACACTTAGCAACAAGAATTACGGTGCGCTTAAGGGAGGCTTTGCCTCCCTACGTCAAGATATAGACCAACTTTTGTTGGTATTACAAAGGGGGTCTCTTGAGCAAACTCAACCAGAATCATGTCAAGACTCGAAGCAGGATATCACAGGTATAAAAGCGGGGCCTGACCTAAATCACAATGGAACTGAGGGCAATTCTACCCCAGCATCGGAGCCAATTTGTACTGGAACAAGCGCGGTCACCATGACAGAGGGCGAAAGAAGTCTTCTCCAGGCAGAGGCTCGACGATTGGCGACCGGGTGTCAGCGGGCCACGCGTGTAGGCTGGGCTCCCGACGAAGCGCTGCGCTCTTTGTCCAACAGCTTCAGCGCCCTGGTTCAGTTGTCTGCTGCCTGCCTGCGAACAAACCCATGCCCTGGTTGTGAAATCTGCCATAATGCGAGCGTGGTCCACGTggacgaggaggatgacgacAGCCAGGAGGCCATGGACAAGCTGAAGGAGATAGTGGGTCTGTACCGAGAGTTTGTCGGGGCTGTTGAGACAGCTGGAACTAGTGCCGGGGTTGTGGTGAAAAGTGTGGGCCTCACTGGGTCTGGACAGGGTCAGGGGGAGAGTGAAGGGGTCAGGCTTCTGGCCAAACGCTGCACTGTGCTCATCTCGTCCGTTTTCGCACTCACACAGCTCTTTCGGACACGCACACCAGACACCGCCGACACGCCCGGCCACGTACCCCTCCACTTTTGA